In Paenibacillus sp. JQZ6Y-1, the following proteins share a genomic window:
- a CDS encoding M20 metallopeptidase family protein produces the protein MREQWFGELEQLEKDIVDWRRHMHQFPELSFQEVKTSQFIADTLQSFGYEVRTNVGEGGVLADLKGALPGPTIAFRADFDALPIHEENQVPYRSQNDGVMHACGHDGHTASLLGVAKVLSQHKEQLQGSVRFIFQHAEEKIPGGAKAMIEDGALEGVDEVYGAHLASYLPYGKIAVVSGPAMAAADGFSIIIQGKGGHGARPDQTIDSIVVGSQVVGALQHIVSRHIDPLKSAVVTVGVFQAGSAFNIIADTAKIEGTVRTFDPEVRVKIEDDIKTIVQGITSASRATFTLDYTHGYPAVVNPPEQAEYVCSLVRDSLGEEALLEIPPAMGAEDFAYYLEERPGNFFYVGSQKNEDTAFPHHHPRFDIDERALLNTGRVFLSIVADKLLTSSPETASVS, from the coding sequence ATGAGAGAACAATGGTTTGGCGAATTGGAACAATTGGAAAAGGATATTGTGGACTGGCGCAGACATATGCACCAATTCCCGGAATTGTCGTTTCAAGAAGTGAAAACATCGCAGTTTATCGCAGATACATTACAAAGCTTTGGGTATGAGGTGCGCACGAATGTGGGTGAAGGCGGCGTGCTTGCCGATCTGAAGGGCGCTTTGCCGGGACCGACCATCGCTTTCCGCGCAGACTTTGACGCACTGCCGATTCATGAAGAAAATCAAGTGCCGTACCGTTCGCAAAATGACGGCGTGATGCACGCTTGCGGTCATGACGGTCATACCGCATCTCTGCTCGGCGTAGCCAAAGTACTCAGCCAGCATAAAGAGCAGCTGCAAGGTAGCGTTCGTTTTATTTTCCAACATGCCGAGGAGAAAATTCCGGGCGGCGCCAAAGCGATGATCGAAGATGGTGCACTGGAAGGCGTCGATGAGGTGTATGGCGCCCATCTGGCAAGTTACCTTCCTTATGGCAAAATCGCTGTCGTCTCTGGTCCAGCTATGGCAGCAGCAGACGGCTTCTCCATTATCATTCAAGGGAAAGGCGGTCATGGTGCACGCCCCGATCAGACGATTGACTCTATTGTAGTCGGCAGTCAGGTCGTTGGAGCGCTACAGCACATCGTCTCCCGCCATATCGATCCACTCAAATCGGCGGTTGTAACCGTCGGTGTCTTCCAAGCAGGCTCAGCTTTCAACATCATCGCTGACACTGCCAAAATCGAAGGCACAGTGCGCACATTCGATCCTGAAGTACGTGTGAAGATCGAAGACGATATTAAAACGATTGTGCAGGGCATTACCTCTGCGTCCCGTGCAACCTTTACACTGGATTATACGCATGGCTATCCGGCTGTAGTCAATCCGCCGGAACAAGCGGAATACGTATGCTCTCTGGTGAGAGATTCGTTAGGCGAAGAAGCATTGCTGGAAATTCCGCCTGCTATGGGCGCGGAAGACTTTGCCTATTATCTCGAAGAGCGTCCGGGCAACTTCTTCTATGTCGGTTCTCAGAAAAATGAAGACACTGCCTTCCCGCATCACCATC